A stretch of Gemmatimonadota bacterium DNA encodes these proteins:
- the folK gene encoding 2-amino-4-hydroxy-6-hydroxymethyldihydropteridine diphosphokinase: MTYIGIGANLGNREKTLQDATGMIDAKPEIAVVAASAVYETAPIGVADQPYFLNAVLQIHTSFSARSLLNCLLAIERGFGRVRQTRWGPRTLDLDILFYGDNVINQPGLQVPHPHLHERAFVLIPLCDLKPDLKHPVLDQSIQFLTDSLGMDLPVRKIEGLNLIRKK; encoded by the coding sequence GTGACCTACATTGGCATTGGCGCGAATTTGGGAAATCGGGAAAAAACGCTCCAAGACGCGACGGGTATGATAGATGCAAAACCCGAAATCGCCGTTGTCGCTGCCTCTGCAGTCTATGAAACCGCCCCAATCGGAGTGGCCGACCAGCCGTATTTTCTCAACGCAGTTCTGCAAATCCATACCAGTTTCTCCGCGCGAAGTTTATTGAATTGCCTACTGGCAATTGAGCGCGGATTTGGTCGCGTGCGCCAGACGCGGTGGGGACCGCGCACCCTGGACCTCGATATTTTATTTTACGGCGACAACGTCATCAACCAGCCGGGCTTGCAGGTGCCACACCCACACTTGCACGAGCGCGCATTCGTCCTGATACCGCTTTGCGACCTCAAACCCGATCTCAAACATCCCGTTTTAGATCAATCGATTCAATTTTTGACCGACTCCCTGGGCATGGATTTGCCCGTGCGAAAAATTGAAGGTCTCAATTTGATAAGAAAAAAATAA